The following are encoded in a window of Amycolatopsis lexingtonensis genomic DNA:
- a CDS encoding ABC transporter ATP-binding protein, with amino-acid sequence MKRLPTASRRDVRRWALRTAAVHKREFGLLLGALAVATLIGLAGPQLLGALVDDVAAGTTTGHVDVLAAAFVGILLLQALARKIARLRGAVFGELVLANAREEFVGTALKLPLGTVEAAGTGDLLSRATTDLGRIDHAARFAAPEILVAAVTVVFTVVAMVLTSPLLALGLLVAVPLLVPVNIWYQRRIPAVMQWMLDRWADLTTSVHETAEGARTVEALGLTDRRVGAAYEALDRSIYGERRMRALQLRWLPSLEISYVVPLAVMLPLGLLAYTRGWAGLGEITTMLLYTQAMAAPLNEALFWLEDLQVAAAAARRIRGVHSVAAEGAEKVTEVPRGRDIDVHDVRFAYTADREVLHGIDLRVPRGERLAIVGPSGAGKSTLGRLLAGIAAPSSGSVRIGGQDVSALADDVLRGEVLLLTQEHHVFSGTLRQNLALPARRSGGDWTDDELLAALASAGASDWVASLPSGLDTKLGSGEHPVPAAIAQQLALARVVLADPHTLVLDEATSLLDTGSARDLERSLNSVLSGRTVIAIAHRLHTAAAADRVAVVEDGRITELGPHSALLSAGGSYARLVAAAS; translated from the coding sequence ATGAAACGGCTCCCCACGGCGTCCCGGCGGGACGTCCGCCGCTGGGCGCTGCGGACGGCGGCGGTCCACAAACGCGAGTTCGGCCTGCTGCTGGGCGCGCTGGCGGTGGCCACGCTGATCGGGCTGGCCGGCCCGCAGCTGCTCGGTGCGCTCGTCGACGACGTCGCGGCCGGCACCACCACCGGCCACGTCGACGTGCTCGCGGCGGCGTTCGTAGGGATCCTGCTCCTGCAGGCGCTGGCGCGGAAGATCGCCCGGCTGCGCGGGGCGGTGTTCGGCGAGCTGGTGCTGGCCAACGCGCGCGAGGAGTTCGTCGGGACGGCGCTGAAGCTGCCGCTCGGCACCGTCGAGGCGGCGGGTACCGGCGACCTGCTCAGCCGGGCCACCACCGACCTCGGCCGGATCGACCACGCGGCGCGGTTCGCGGCGCCGGAGATCCTGGTCGCGGCGGTGACCGTGGTGTTCACGGTCGTCGCGATGGTGCTGACGTCGCCGCTGCTGGCGCTGGGCCTGCTGGTCGCGGTGCCGCTGCTGGTGCCGGTCAACATCTGGTACCAGCGGCGGATCCCGGCGGTCATGCAGTGGATGCTGGACCGCTGGGCGGACCTGACCACCAGCGTCCACGAGACGGCCGAAGGCGCGCGCACGGTGGAGGCGCTCGGCCTGACCGACCGGCGGGTCGGCGCGGCGTACGAGGCGCTGGACCGCAGCATTTACGGCGAGCGGCGGATGCGAGCGCTGCAGCTGCGCTGGCTGCCGTCGCTGGAGATCAGCTACGTCGTCCCGCTGGCGGTCATGCTGCCGCTCGGGCTGCTCGCGTACACGCGGGGCTGGGCAGGGCTCGGCGAGATCACCACGATGCTGCTGTACACGCAGGCGATGGCGGCGCCGCTGAACGAGGCGCTGTTCTGGCTGGAGGACCTGCAGGTCGCGGCGGCCGCGGCGCGCCGGATCCGCGGTGTCCACTCGGTGGCCGCCGAGGGTGCGGAGAAGGTGACGGAGGTGCCGCGCGGCCGCGACATCGACGTGCACGACGTCCGGTTCGCCTACACCGCCGACCGCGAGGTGCTGCACGGCATCGACCTGCGGGTACCGCGCGGCGAGCGGCTGGCGATCGTCGGGCCGTCCGGCGCGGGCAAGTCGACGCTCGGCCGGCTGCTGGCCGGCATCGCGGCGCCGTCGTCGGGTTCGGTGCGGATCGGCGGCCAGGACGTCTCGGCGCTGGCCGACGACGTCCTGCGCGGCGAGGTGCTGCTGCTGACCCAGGAACACCACGTGTTCTCGGGGACCCTGCGGCAGAACCTGGCCCTGCCGGCCCGGCGTTCGGGTGGCGATTGGACGGACGACGAGCTGCTGGCCGCGCTGGCCTCGGCGGGCGCGTCGGACTGGGTCGCGTCGCTGCCGTCCGGGCTCGACACGAAGCTGGGCTCCGGCGAGCACCCGGTGCCGGCGGCGATCGCGCAGCAGCTGGCGCTGGCCCGGGTGGTGCTGGCCGACCCGCACACGCTGGTGCTGGACGAAGCGACGTCGCTGCTGGACACGGGCTCGGCGCGGGACCTGGAGCGGTCGCTGAACAGCGTGCTGTCCGGGCGGACGGTCATCGCGATCGCCCACCGCCTGCACACGGCCGCGGCGGCCGACCGGGTCGCGGTGGTCGAGGACGGCCGCATCACGGAGCTGGGCCCGCACTCGGCCCTGCTCTCGGCGGGCGGTTCGTACGCACGCCTGGTGGCGGCGGCCAGCTGA
- a CDS encoding ABC transporter ATP-binding protein — MLSATYPLPPLRLPARPTASRFLLAVFRARLGTVLGAAAIGVVWALPGALLPLVVGQGIGAIGAHDGAAVGRWALAAAVLGLVQTVFGTWLHFLNYGLWLHGAGTTQRTVSAHTTRVGAGLREQTTTGNLVAVSTTDINHIGNTVEMTGRAVGSLLAFVVVAVWLVSTSPLLGVVALVGVPVAVLGIGPLLAPLQKRKAKQREQRGDVNALGADIVSGLRILRGIGGERRFFARFRETSQRVRRAGVEVGKAEAWLAAAEIALPGLVTVVITWLGARLAVAGSIDVGQLVAFYGVSAFLIWPVTAATEAVGSITSGLVASRKVVALLAIRPKLADPETPVPLPEGPLELVDTESGVRVAPGRLTVVDFGAGGEAVADRLARFADAADGEAVLVGGVRADQVALAELRRRVVYAHNQDIWFSGVLREQLAPARESGVGITEALYAADADDIVEALPGGVDEVIGERGREVSGGQRQRLNLARALAADADVLVLDEPTSAVDAHTEARITERVAALRRGKTTVVFSQSPLWTHVADEVFNAKVVTV, encoded by the coding sequence GTGCTTTCCGCCACATACCCCCTTCCGCCGCTGCGGCTGCCCGCGCGGCCGACCGCGAGCCGCTTCCTGCTCGCCGTCTTCCGGGCCCGGCTCGGGACGGTGCTGGGCGCGGCCGCGATCGGTGTCGTCTGGGCGCTTCCCGGTGCGCTGCTGCCGCTGGTCGTCGGCCAGGGCATCGGCGCCATCGGCGCGCACGACGGCGCCGCCGTCGGGCGCTGGGCGCTCGCGGCGGCCGTCCTCGGCCTGGTGCAGACGGTCTTCGGGACCTGGCTGCACTTCCTCAACTACGGCCTGTGGCTGCACGGCGCGGGCACGACGCAGCGCACCGTGTCGGCGCACACCACCCGCGTCGGCGCCGGCCTGCGCGAGCAGACGACGACCGGCAACCTCGTCGCCGTCAGCACCACCGACATCAACCACATCGGCAACACCGTCGAGATGACCGGCCGCGCGGTCGGTTCGCTGCTGGCGTTCGTAGTGGTCGCGGTGTGGCTGGTCTCGACGTCGCCGCTGCTCGGCGTGGTCGCGCTGGTCGGCGTGCCGGTCGCGGTGCTCGGCATCGGCCCGCTGCTCGCGCCGCTGCAGAAGCGCAAGGCGAAGCAGCGTGAGCAACGCGGGGACGTCAACGCGCTGGGCGCGGACATCGTGTCCGGCCTGCGGATCCTGCGCGGCATCGGCGGCGAGCGGCGGTTCTTCGCCCGCTTCCGCGAGACGAGCCAGCGGGTGCGGCGGGCCGGCGTCGAGGTCGGCAAGGCCGAGGCGTGGCTGGCCGCGGCGGAGATCGCGCTGCCGGGCCTGGTCACCGTGGTGATCACCTGGCTCGGCGCGCGGCTGGCCGTGGCCGGCTCGATCGACGTCGGGCAGCTGGTGGCGTTCTACGGCGTTTCGGCGTTCCTGATCTGGCCGGTCACCGCCGCGACCGAGGCGGTCGGCTCGATCACGTCCGGGCTGGTCGCGTCGCGGAAGGTCGTGGCGCTGCTGGCGATCCGCCCGAAGCTGGCGGACCCGGAGACGCCGGTGCCGCTGCCCGAAGGGCCGCTGGAGCTGGTCGACACCGAGTCCGGCGTCCGGGTCGCGCCCGGCCGCCTGACGGTCGTCGACTTCGGTGCCGGCGGCGAAGCGGTGGCGGACCGGCTGGCCCGGTTCGCCGACGCGGCCGACGGCGAAGCGGTGCTGGTCGGCGGGGTCCGGGCGGACCAGGTCGCGCTCGCGGAGCTGCGGCGGCGGGTCGTCTACGCGCACAACCAGGACATCTGGTTCTCCGGCGTGTTGCGCGAGCAGCTGGCGCCGGCGCGGGAGAGCGGCGTGGGCATCACCGAAGCGCTGTACGCGGCCGACGCCGACGACATCGTGGAGGCGCTGCCCGGCGGCGTCGACGAGGTGATCGGCGAGCGCGGCCGCGAGGTGTCCGGCGGTCAGCGGCAGCGGCTGAACCTGGCCCGCGCGCTGGCGGCCGACGCCGACGTGCTGGTGCTGGACGAGCCGACGTCGGCGGTCGACGCGCACACGGAGGCACGCATCACCGAGCGCGTCGCGGCGCTGCGCCGCGGCAAGACGACGGTGGTGTTCAGCCAGAGTCCATTGTGGACACATGTGGCGGACGAAGTCTTCAACGCGAAGGTAGTGACGGTATGA
- the purL gene encoding phosphoribosylformylglycinamidine synthase subunit PurL, with protein sequence MANPDTDTVTSTVDTTERAGATPEHTQPYRELGLADDEYARIREILGRRPTDAELAMYSVMWSEHCSYKSSKKHLRYFGETATDEMKAKMLAGIGENAGVVDIGEGWAVTFKVESHNHPSYVEPYQGAATGVGGIVRDIMAMGARPLAVADALRFGPADAPDTKRVLPGVVAGVGGYGNCLGLPNIGGELVFDPSYAGNPLVNALCVGAMRVEDLHLAFASGTGNKIILFGARTGLDGIGGVSVLASDTFSGDESASGRKKLPSVQVGDPFTEKVLIECCLELFAQKLVVGIQDLGGAGLSCATSELAAAGDGGMHIYLDRVPLRATGMTPAEVLSSESQERMCAVVSPENVEAFMAVCRKWDVIATDIGEVTDGEHLVITWHDEVVVDVPAHTVAHQGPVYDRPIERPSTQDALIADTSATLPRPSTPDELRADVLRLIASPNQASKEWVTSQYDRYVRGNSVLSQPSDSGMIRIDESSGRGVSVATDCNSKFVYLDPYRGAQLALAEAYRNVATGGATPVAVSDCLNFGAPTDPGVMWQFEQAVHGLADGCVELGIPVTGGNVSFFNQTGSTAILPTPVIGVLGVIDDVTRRIPTGIGAEAGETLLLLGETHDELDGSAWARELHGHLGGVPPRVDLAREKLLGEILVAGSRDGMISAAHDLSDGGLIQTLVETVLIGQCGARVFLDTDQDPFVQLFSESAGRVLVAVPRTEELRFTEMCTARGLPWRKTGVVDPESGTLELQGITEFTLDELREVWEGALPALFD encoded by the coding sequence GTGGCGAACCCTGACACGGACACCGTGACCAGCACCGTTGACACCACCGAGCGCGCCGGGGCGACCCCGGAGCACACCCAGCCGTATCGCGAATTGGGTCTTGCCGACGACGAGTACGCCCGCATCCGGGAAATCCTCGGCCGCCGGCCCACCGACGCCGAGCTGGCCATGTACTCGGTGATGTGGAGCGAGCACTGCTCCTACAAGTCGTCGAAGAAGCACCTGCGCTACTTCGGGGAGACCGCCACCGACGAGATGAAGGCCAAGATGCTGGCCGGCATCGGCGAAAACGCGGGCGTCGTCGACATCGGCGAGGGCTGGGCGGTCACCTTCAAGGTGGAGAGCCACAACCACCCGTCCTATGTGGAGCCCTACCAGGGTGCCGCGACCGGCGTCGGCGGCATCGTCCGCGACATCATGGCGATGGGCGCGCGGCCGCTCGCGGTCGCCGACGCGCTGCGCTTCGGCCCGGCCGACGCCCCCGACACCAAGCGCGTGCTGCCCGGCGTCGTGGCCGGCGTCGGCGGCTACGGCAACTGCCTCGGCCTGCCGAACATCGGTGGCGAGCTCGTCTTCGACCCGTCCTACGCCGGCAACCCGCTGGTGAACGCCCTGTGCGTCGGCGCGATGCGCGTCGAAGACCTGCACCTCGCGTTCGCGTCCGGCACGGGCAACAAGATCATCCTGTTCGGCGCGCGCACCGGCCTCGACGGCATCGGCGGCGTTTCCGTCCTGGCGAGTGACACCTTTTCGGGTGACGAGTCGGCGTCCGGCCGCAAGAAGCTCCCGAGCGTCCAGGTCGGCGACCCGTTCACCGAGAAGGTGCTCATCGAGTGCTGCCTCGAGCTGTTCGCGCAGAAGCTGGTCGTCGGCATCCAGGACCTCGGCGGCGCCGGGCTGTCCTGCGCGACGTCCGAGCTGGCCGCGGCCGGCGACGGCGGCATGCACATCTACCTCGACCGCGTTCCGTTGCGCGCCACCGGGATGACGCCCGCCGAGGTGCTCTCGAGCGAGTCGCAGGAGCGCATGTGCGCGGTCGTCTCGCCGGAGAACGTCGAGGCGTTCATGGCGGTCTGCCGCAAGTGGGACGTCATCGCCACCGACATCGGCGAGGTCACCGACGGCGAGCACCTGGTCATCACCTGGCACGACGAGGTCGTTGTCGACGTCCCGGCGCACACTGTGGCGCACCAGGGCCCGGTGTACGACCGGCCGATCGAGCGACCGTCCACTCAGGACGCGCTGATCGCGGACACCTCGGCGACGCTGCCGCGTCCGTCCACTCCGGACGAATTGCGCGCGGACGTGCTGCGGTTGATCGCCTCGCCGAACCAGGCGTCGAAGGAATGGGTGACGTCGCAGTACGACCGGTACGTGCGCGGCAATTCCGTGCTGTCGCAGCCGTCGGACTCCGGCATGATCCGGATCGACGAGTCGTCCGGCCGAGGCGTCTCGGTGGCGACGGACTGCAACAGCAAGTTCGTCTACCTCGACCCGTACCGCGGCGCGCAGCTGGCGCTGGCGGAGGCGTACCGCAACGTGGCGACGGGTGGCGCGACCCCGGTCGCGGTCTCGGACTGCCTGAATTTCGGCGCCCCGACCGACCCGGGCGTGATGTGGCAGTTCGAGCAGGCGGTCCACGGCCTCGCGGACGGCTGCGTCGAGCTCGGCATCCCGGTGACGGGCGGCAACGTGAGCTTCTTCAACCAGACCGGTTCGACGGCGATCCTGCCGACCCCGGTGATCGGCGTCCTCGGCGTGATCGACGACGTCACCCGCCGCATCCCGACCGGCATCGGCGCGGAAGCGGGCGAAACCCTGCTGCTGCTGGGGGAAACGCACGACGAGCTGGACGGTTCGGCGTGGGCCCGCGAGCTGCACGGCCACCTCGGCGGCGTGCCCCCGCGCGTGGACCTGGCGCGGGAGAAGCTGCTGGGCGAGATCCTGGTGGCGGGCTCCCGCGACGGCATGATCTCGGCCGCGCACGACCTGTCCGACGGCGGCCTGATCCAGACGCTGGTCGAGACCGTCCTGATCGGACAGTGCGGCGCCCGGGTCTTCCTCGACACCGACCAGGACCCGTTCGTCCAGCTGTTCTCCGAGTCGGCGGGCCGCGTGCTGGTGGCGGTCCCGCGCACGGAGGAGCTGCGCTTCACGGAGATGTGCACCGCGCGCGGCCTGCCGTGGCGCAAGACCGGCGTGGTCGACCCGGAGTCGGGCACGCTGGAGCTGCAGGGCATCACGGAGTTCACGCTGGACGAGCTGCGCGAGGTGTGGGAAGGCGCCCTGCCGGCGCTGTTCGACTGA
- a CDS encoding pentapeptide repeat-containing protein, whose protein sequence is MKLWRSPLAWTFFASLVLLLGVGGWLLTDPATSRSDALKTGGLAGGAIVALYALWLNDRRRRVEERRQDVERRRHELESQRAEQDRERVADERFAKAVELLGHAADQVRVGALHALAGLARSRPEYTQTVLDVLCSYLRRPFEHPRYDKDLDRKERDGTRGTPEQEQELQVRLTAQRLVKDLLPPASSPDAPDYDLDLTGAIVEYLDFSGCRIGGMLLRYAALHSSTNFSGCRFTGRVYFTAAGTGRGRLIGYFRCRGAVFESHAWFSGTEFAELTDFTDTTFAGETTFKDAKFGNDALFGGVRVTGSLDLRRASFGGQTDLRFAELPAAVSLYNTRVRAEKDVQLPEAWDFEELHDGDLRIVAKRG, encoded by the coding sequence GTGAAGCTGTGGCGATCACCGCTGGCGTGGACGTTCTTCGCGTCGCTGGTGCTGCTGCTGGGGGTCGGCGGCTGGCTGCTGACCGACCCCGCCACCAGCCGCAGTGACGCGCTGAAGACGGGCGGTCTCGCCGGCGGCGCGATCGTGGCGCTGTACGCGCTGTGGCTCAACGACCGGCGCCGCCGGGTCGAGGAACGCCGCCAGGACGTCGAACGCCGCCGGCACGAACTCGAGTCGCAGCGCGCGGAACAGGACCGCGAGCGGGTGGCGGACGAGCGGTTCGCGAAGGCGGTCGAGCTGCTCGGCCACGCCGCGGACCAGGTGCGCGTGGGTGCGCTGCACGCGCTGGCGGGGCTGGCGCGGAGCCGGCCGGAGTACACGCAGACGGTCCTGGACGTGCTGTGCTCGTACCTGCGGCGGCCGTTCGAGCACCCGCGCTACGACAAGGACCTCGACCGCAAGGAACGCGACGGCACCCGGGGCACGCCCGAGCAGGAGCAGGAGCTGCAGGTGCGGCTCACCGCGCAGCGACTGGTGAAGGACCTGCTGCCGCCGGCTTCTTCGCCGGACGCCCCGGATTACGACCTCGACCTGACCGGCGCGATCGTCGAATACCTCGATTTTTCGGGGTGCCGGATCGGCGGGATGCTGCTGCGCTACGCGGCCCTGCACAGCAGCACCAACTTCAGCGGCTGCCGGTTCACGGGCCGCGTGTACTTCACGGCGGCGGGCACCGGCCGAGGGCGGCTGATCGGGTACTTCCGGTGCCGGGGCGCGGTTTTCGAGAGTCACGCCTGGTTCAGCGGGACTGAGTTCGCGGAGCTGACGGACTTCACGGACACGACGTTCGCCGGGGAGACGACGTTCAAGGACGCGAAGTTCGGCAACGACGCGCTGTTCGGCGGGGTGCGGGTGACGGGATCGCTCGACCTGCGGCGGGCTTCGTTCGGTGGGCAGACCGACCTGCGGTTCGCCGAGCTGCCGGCGGCGGTTTCGTTGTACAACACGCGGGTCCGGGCCGAGAAGGACGTGCAGCTGCCGGAGGCTTGGGACTTCGAGGAACTGCACGACGGGGACTTGCGGATCGTCGCGAAGCGGGGCTGA
- a CDS encoding lysozyme codes for MSTSRRVRLFAALVVPATLLLLGSTAQAATFSPEADPVAAINADIAQHNHELGSQIRRVEGDKSTPDTQKAAQQPQPAQAVPNQVLATVAGMDVASYQGNVDWASWWNQGKRFVWTKATESTSYTNPYFAQQYNGSYNQGFIRGAYHFATPNTSSGAAQAKYFVAHGGGWSRDGKTLPGALDMEYNPYGATCYGLSKAGMTSWILDFHDTYHSLTGRYPVIYTSTSWWSSCVSGDFSSTAPLWVARYASTVGTLPYNWSYYTVWQYTSSPLDQDTFNGAYDRLQALANG; via the coding sequence ATGTCCACTTCCCGAAGAGTGCGGCTGTTCGCCGCCCTGGTCGTCCCGGCCACGCTGCTCCTGCTCGGCAGCACGGCGCAGGCGGCGACGTTCTCCCCCGAGGCCGACCCGGTCGCCGCGATCAACGCGGACATCGCACAGCACAACCACGAACTGGGGTCGCAGATCCGGCGCGTCGAAGGCGACAAGTCGACACCGGACACGCAGAAGGCGGCTCAGCAGCCGCAGCCGGCCCAGGCGGTCCCCAACCAGGTGCTGGCCACCGTCGCCGGCATGGACGTCGCCAGCTACCAGGGCAACGTCGACTGGGCGAGCTGGTGGAACCAGGGCAAGCGGTTCGTCTGGACCAAGGCCACCGAGAGCACCAGCTACACCAACCCGTACTTCGCGCAGCAGTACAACGGCTCCTACAACCAGGGCTTCATCCGCGGCGCGTACCACTTCGCCACGCCGAACACCTCGAGCGGCGCGGCGCAGGCCAAGTACTTCGTGGCCCACGGCGGCGGCTGGTCGAGGGACGGCAAGACCCTGCCGGGCGCGCTCGACATGGAGTACAACCCGTACGGCGCGACCTGTTACGGGCTGAGCAAGGCCGGGATGACGTCGTGGATCCTCGACTTCCACGACACCTACCACTCCCTGACCGGCCGGTACCCGGTGATCTACACGTCGACGAGCTGGTGGAGCAGCTGTGTGAGCGGTGACTTCTCCAGCACGGCCCCGCTGTGGGTCGCGCGGTACGCGTCGACGGTGGGCACCCTGCCGTACAACTGGAGCTACTACACCGTCTGGCAGTACACCTCGAGCCCGCTCGACCAGGACACCTTCAACGGTGCCTACGACCGGCTCCAGGCACTCGCCAACGGCTGA
- a CDS encoding lysozyme, whose translation MRVNRRISLPLAAAVLLVAGQSPATAQDIYAGAEEHFAGSQIAKVEGVGAAPDVLYGSDDQQLGHDVSGHQGPVDWPGAARAGAKFVYVKATEGTGFVNPQFAQQYNGSYDAGLIRGAYHFARPDVSDGAAQARYFLAHGGGWSADGRTLPGALDAEYNPYGETCYGKDAAGMVRWISDFSETYRAATGRYPTIYTSTSWWKRCTANNGGFGNNPLWIARYNTYIGELPAGWGVHTIWQFADRGPLPGDQNWFNGPADRLLALALG comes from the coding sequence ATGAGGGTGAATCGTCGGATATCGCTACCCCTCGCCGCCGCGGTCCTGCTCGTCGCCGGCCAGTCGCCGGCGACCGCACAGGACATCTACGCCGGGGCCGAAGAACACTTCGCGGGTTCGCAGATCGCCAAGGTGGAAGGGGTCGGCGCGGCGCCCGATGTGCTGTACGGGTCCGACGACCAGCAGCTCGGGCACGACGTCAGCGGGCACCAGGGCCCGGTCGACTGGCCGGGCGCGGCGCGCGCCGGCGCCAAGTTCGTCTACGTCAAGGCGACCGAGGGCACCGGCTTCGTCAACCCGCAGTTCGCGCAGCAGTACAACGGCTCGTACGACGCCGGCCTGATCCGCGGCGCCTACCACTTCGCGCGGCCGGACGTCTCCGACGGGGCCGCGCAGGCGCGGTACTTCCTCGCCCACGGCGGCGGCTGGTCGGCCGACGGCCGGACCCTGCCCGGCGCGCTCGACGCGGAGTACAACCCGTACGGCGAAACCTGCTACGGCAAGGACGCCGCCGGCATGGTCCGCTGGATCAGTGACTTCTCCGAGACCTACCGCGCGGCGACCGGCCGCTACCCGACGATCTACACGTCGACGAGCTGGTGGAAGCGCTGCACCGCGAACAACGGGGGCTTCGGGAACAACCCGCTCTGGATCGCCCGCTACAACACCTACATCGGCGAGCTGCCCGCCGGCTGGGGCGTGCACACGATCTGGCAGTTCGCCGACCGCGGCCCCCTGCCCGGCGACCAGAACTGGTTCAACGGCCCGGCCGACCGGCTGCTCGCGCTCGCGCTGGGCTGA
- a CDS encoding type VII secretion system-associated protein: protein MAQRDEADRMVSQQPTGNGPEHPGRHSRAARRSGQQARRSGKHGTPEITAEMRANARANPNSWLYVIDEAFDPNGPVPSWAVVGAYPVNGVGDVVADFHPNDRYRPSPKALGFPEPTNDLEHLLQLVRTEHRPASDLPKIVLDSTLFVYAMSPVQRTVIGFHNTDGRVMVPAYTRKALVPSEWPHARAVLGRDIVSLLGGHPVAINPHDLITAVVPAEHLLKAIADEQR, encoded by the coding sequence ATGGCGCAGCGGGACGAGGCGGATCGGATGGTTTCGCAGCAGCCCACCGGAAACGGGCCGGAACACCCCGGCAGGCACAGCCGCGCGGCGCGGCGCTCCGGCCAGCAGGCCCGGCGCTCCGGCAAGCACGGCACGCCCGAGATCACCGCGGAGATGCGGGCGAACGCCCGCGCCAACCCCAACAGCTGGCTCTACGTCATCGACGAAGCCTTCGACCCGAACGGCCCGGTCCCGTCGTGGGCGGTCGTCGGCGCCTACCCGGTGAACGGGGTCGGCGACGTCGTCGCGGACTTCCACCCCAACGACCGCTACCGGCCTTCGCCGAAGGCGCTGGGTTTCCCGGAACCGACGAACGACCTCGAGCACCTGCTGCAGCTCGTCCGCACCGAGCACCGCCCGGCGTCGGACCTGCCGAAGATCGTTCTCGACTCGACGCTGTTCGTCTACGCGATGTCGCCGGTGCAGCGCACGGTCATCGGCTTCCACAACACCGACGGCCGCGTGATGGTGCCGGCCTACACCCGCAAGGCGCTGGTGCCGAGCGAGTGGCCGCACGCCCGCGCCGTGCTGGGCCGCGACATCGTCAGCCTGCTCGGCGGGCACCCGGTCGCGATCAACCCGCACGACCTGATCACGGCCGTCGTGCCGGCCGAGCACCTTCTGAAGGCGATCGCCGACGAACAGCGCTGA
- a CDS encoding sterol carrier family protein, producing MASSRSVDPGQLRAAVVAVFPWLQGDAPDPARPELAAAVRLSLRALAADAPGRTVEVRVPPFAAVQCVEGPRHTRGTPPNVIETDPRTWLELATGQLDWTTAVAAGRVSASGTRADLSHWLPLVRL from the coding sequence ATGGCCTCTTCGCGTTCGGTCGACCCCGGACAGTTACGTGCGGCGGTGGTGGCGGTTTTCCCTTGGCTGCAGGGCGATGCGCCGGACCCGGCGCGCCCCGAACTCGCCGCGGCGGTCCGGCTCAGCCTGCGCGCGCTGGCGGCCGACGCGCCGGGCCGCACGGTCGAAGTCCGCGTGCCGCCGTTCGCGGCGGTGCAGTGCGTGGAAGGGCCGCGGCACACCCGCGGCACCCCGCCGAACGTGATCGAGACCGACCCGCGCACGTGGCTCGAACTGGCTACCGGCCAACTGGACTGGACCACTGCCGTGGCGGCCGGCCGGGTGTCCGCGTCGGGCACCCGGGCCGACCTTTCCCATTGGCTCCCCCTCGTCCGCCTCTGA
- a CDS encoding SAM-dependent methyltransferase, whose product MGVDPTRASIARVYDAFLLGKDNYEIDREVLHKVQKAAPEAQDLAFENRGFLIRACRFLASQTGITQFLDLGSGLPTAENTHQVVQRINPETKVVYVDNDPVVLAHGRALLEENEHTHFVAEDIFEPARILQNEVVREHIDFSQPLVLLQMGTLHHFNGDSARPAEIMREYVDALPSGSFVGLSHFFDPENDDSATARRMEDFFLHSPMGSGTFRTQKEIEELFPGLDMVPPGVVRCADWWPDGPRLKDLNVAQRTIAGGVGRKP is encoded by the coding sequence GTGGGGGTCGACCCGACCCGTGCCAGCATCGCGCGCGTGTACGACGCCTTCCTGCTCGGGAAGGACAACTACGAGATCGACCGGGAGGTCCTGCACAAGGTGCAGAAGGCCGCCCCGGAGGCGCAGGACCTCGCGTTCGAGAACCGCGGCTTCCTCATCCGCGCCTGCCGCTTCCTCGCGAGCCAGACCGGCATCACGCAGTTCCTCGACCTCGGCTCGGGCCTGCCGACCGCGGAGAACACCCACCAGGTCGTCCAGCGGATCAACCCGGAGACCAAGGTCGTCTACGTCGACAACGACCCGGTGGTCCTCGCCCACGGCCGGGCGCTGCTGGAGGAGAACGAGCACACCCACTTCGTCGCCGAAGACATCTTCGAGCCGGCGCGGATCCTGCAGAACGAGGTCGTCCGCGAGCACATCGACTTCAGCCAGCCGCTGGTCCTGCTCCAGATGGGCACGCTGCACCACTTCAACGGCGACTCCGCACGGCCGGCCGAGATCATGCGGGAGTACGTCGACGCGCTGCCGTCCGGCTCCTTCGTCGGGCTCAGCCATTTCTTCGACCCCGAGAACGACGACTCCGCGACCGCCCGCCGGATGGAGGACTTCTTCCTGCACAGCCCGATGGGCTCCGGCACCTTCCGGACGCAGAAGGAGATCGAAGAGCTGTTCCCCGGCCTCGACATGGTGCCGCCGGGCGTGGTCCGGTGCGCCGACTGGTGGCCGGACGGCCCGCGGCTCAAGGACCTGAACGTCGCGCAGCGGACGATCGCCGGCGGCGTCGGCCGCAAGCCGTAA